One stretch of Acidobacteriota bacterium DNA includes these proteins:
- a CDS encoding class I SAM-dependent methyltransferase → MRFGSIRRRLAGYLLGLGGRPEEHPIPPDYLSPAELKGTLDDKQMRQKAEDYFSSIADWNDLLRKPFSRIEDTPPLLINLAVLIRGMNLVPGMKVLDFAAGSCWATDVFLRLGCHVVSIDVSMTGLRIGRSLIERDSFRRAAQIPAVFDGERLPLADSSIDRIFCFDAFHHVLRQREVLGEMHRVLVGGGIAAFGEPGPHHSRSAQSQSEMKTYRVLEDDLDLRKLSEMASDAGFVTMNVSLFNADPSSVPLDQFEEFLEGGPACVDYVDQSRQFLSNARDFFLQKAGRERADSRRPAGLRAEIEVALDEVRSDGSIPFSFRVKNSGEAHWLPSSEPVGGVSLGCHLYDAERKLISWDFHWESLEADGDRSGVAPGAVVEGRGIVPRLAPGDYILELDLVSNGVIWFTQKGSPTVSLPVSIPGS, encoded by the coding sequence ATGCGCTTCGGGTCGATCAGACGGCGTCTCGCGGGTTACCTCCTCGGGCTGGGCGGCCGGCCGGAGGAACATCCGATTCCTCCGGACTATCTCTCGCCCGCAGAGCTCAAGGGCACTCTCGACGACAAGCAGATGCGGCAGAAGGCGGAGGATTACTTTTCGTCGATCGCGGACTGGAACGATCTGCTCCGGAAGCCGTTCAGCCGGATCGAGGACACGCCGCCTCTTCTCATCAACCTCGCCGTCCTGATTCGAGGGATGAATCTCGTTCCCGGCATGAAAGTCCTCGATTTCGCGGCAGGCAGCTGCTGGGCAACCGACGTCTTTCTTCGGCTCGGGTGTCACGTCGTCAGCATCGATGTCTCGATGACCGGCCTGAGAATCGGCCGGAGCCTGATCGAGCGGGACTCGTTCCGGCGCGCGGCGCAAATCCCTGCAGTGTTCGACGGCGAGCGGCTTCCGCTCGCGGATTCTTCGATCGACCGCATCTTCTGTTTCGACGCCTTTCATCACGTGCTGCGGCAGCGGGAGGTCCTGGGCGAGATGCATCGGGTACTCGTCGGTGGGGGGATTGCCGCCTTCGGCGAGCCGGGTCCTCATCATTCGAGATCGGCGCAGTCGCAATCCGAGATGAAGACCTATCGAGTTCTCGAGGACGACCTCGATCTAAGAAAGCTGAGCGAGATGGCGTCGGACGCAGGCTTCGTCACGATGAACGTTTCGCTTTTCAACGCGGATCCCTCTTCGGTGCCGCTCGATCAGTTCGAGGAGTTTCTCGAGGGAGGGCCCGCGTGTGTCGACTACGTCGATCAGTCGCGCCAGTTCCTCAGCAACGCCCGCGACTTCTTTCTGCAGAAGGCCGGGCGAGAACGCGCCGACAGCCGGAGACCCGCGGGTCTGCGGGCGGAGATCGAAGTCGCTCTCGACGAGGTTCGATCCGACGGTTCGATTCCATTCTCGTTCAGGGTGAAGAATTCCGGGGAGGCTCACTGGCTTCCCTCGAGCGAGCCCGTCGGGGGGGTCTCGCTCGGATGTCATCTCTACGATGCGGAGCGGAAGCTGATCAGCTGGGACTTCCATTGGGAATCGCTGGAGGCGGATGGAGACAGATCGGGCGTCGCTCCCGGAGCCGTCGTCGAGGGGAGGGGAATCGTGCCGCGTCTCGCGCCGGGCGACTACATCCTCGAGCTCGATCTGGTGAGCAACGGTGTGATCTGGTTCACACAGAAGGGCTCACCGACGGTGAGCCTCCCCGTCTCGATTCCGGGTTCGTGA
- a CDS encoding antitoxin VapB family protein: MPTKTISLKIEAYEKLKRARRSPEESFSSVVLRASWPEETVTGAALLAHYRRRGSSFSEDELSRIEEMKIADGPPEDKWRGT; encoded by the coding sequence ATGCCGACCAAGACAATCAGCCTGAAGATCGAGGCGTACGAAAAGCTGAAGCGTGCCCGGCGCTCCCCTGAAGAGTCGTTCAGCAGCGTCGTTCTGCGGGCCAGCTGGCCGGAGGAGACCGTTACCGGAGCTGCACTCCTTGCTCATTACCGCAGACGCGGTTCGTCTTTCAGTGAAGACGAGCTTTCCCGAATCGAAGAAATGAAGATCGCCGACGGACCGCCGGAGGATAAGTGGCGAGGGACCTGA
- a CDS encoding type II toxin-antitoxin system VapC family toxin has protein sequence MARDLILETTFLIDLEREAQRGDEGPAMTLLERESLSNLFITFTVAGELAAGTSLQERHAWNEFIAPFRVLPSNAEVCWQYGKMFRYLQGVGLLIGSNDLWIAATAIANRMPLVMRNAKHFRRVPDLVLVSYR, from the coding sequence GTGGCGAGGGACCTGATACTCGAGACCACATTTCTCATCGATCTCGAGCGAGAAGCGCAACGGGGAGATGAGGGCCCCGCGATGACGCTGCTCGAGCGCGAATCCCTCTCCAACCTTTTCATCACCTTCACAGTGGCGGGCGAACTGGCTGCCGGCACGAGTCTTCAGGAACGCCACGCGTGGAATGAGTTCATTGCACCGTTTCGGGTGTTGCCGTCCAACGCTGAGGTCTGCTGGCAGTATGGAAAGATGTTCCGCTATCTCCAGGGGGTCGGTCTCCTCATCGGATCCAACGATCTCTGGATCGCGGCGACTGCGATCGCGAACCGGATGCCTCTGGTGATGCGCAACGCAAAACACTTCCGGCGAGTCCCGGATCTCGTTTTGGTTTCCTACCGGTGA
- a CDS encoding TonB-dependent receptor produces the protein MSSLHSLTIFALLLALPAQAAPPEQAPQSDAVAVADASEPAPAPAPDLSEGQPVLIAAKQPVLFENLTIVGGSDRVEEIPGSAHYLSEEELEVQDYTDIHRILRQIPGINVQEEEGFGLRPNIGMRGTGLERSQKITLLEDGVLIAPAPYSAPAAYYFPTAGRMEAVEVRKGSTSIIQGPYTTGGAINLISTSIPYGFAGAIEASAGEFGTGKAHASFGGSSERFGWLLETFQLRSDGFKDLDGGGDTGFDLQDYIGKIRVNSDASSRVQQALELKLGYVTQDGDETYLGLTDADFLAAPFRRYAASQADVIDTEHEQIQLRHLVAPSSKWDVTTTAYRNDFFRNWHKLGSIGGVGIASILENPELHADLMAIARGELDDESGSLSVRNNRRDYYSMGIQSVAAIRVDGGSDRRHEIEIGLRYHEDEEDRFQEDEKWGMRNGRMFFVSQKDPGTNANRVGSAEAIAFFVQDRISMGRLTLTPGVRYETIDFTREDFGRNDPGRTGDPSVRTNSVDAWIPGIGLVYELSPQWGLFGGVHRGFAPPGPGADQRTRPEQSINYETGVRYVASPFTSQLVAFFNDYSNLLGRDTLSSGGGGSGDLFNGGKVEVKGLEASVDSDLIRMFGGTASTLSAPLRLAFTWTEATFQSSFATGFADWKPEVSAGDRLPYIPENQWTLGAGLTGERWMGYATLNYSDEMLTRPAQGDIPDRFKTDDHLILDLSAEVQLIGNLRGTAQLRNVTDETYIVARRPAGARPGMPRTLFLGVRLDF, from the coding sequence ATGTCTTCGCTTCACTCTCTCACCATCTTCGCTCTGCTCCTCGCGCTTCCGGCACAAGCCGCACCTCCCGAACAGGCTCCTCAATCGGATGCCGTCGCGGTGGCCGACGCCAGCGAGCCCGCTCCCGCCCCGGCTCCCGATCTCAGCGAGGGCCAGCCCGTTCTGATCGCCGCGAAACAACCGGTCCTCTTCGAGAACCTGACCATCGTCGGCGGCTCTGATCGCGTCGAGGAGATCCCCGGCTCGGCTCACTACCTCTCGGAAGAGGAGCTCGAGGTCCAGGACTACACCGACATCCATCGCATCCTTCGCCAGATTCCCGGCATCAATGTCCAGGAGGAAGAAGGATTCGGTCTTCGCCCGAACATCGGGATGCGAGGGACCGGGCTCGAGCGGAGCCAGAAGATCACTCTCCTGGAAGACGGGGTGCTGATCGCCCCGGCACCCTACTCCGCCCCGGCCGCGTATTACTTCCCCACTGCGGGAAGGATGGAAGCAGTCGAAGTCCGGAAGGGCTCGACTTCCATCATTCAGGGTCCGTACACGACGGGCGGCGCGATCAATCTGATCTCCACGAGCATCCCGTACGGCTTCGCCGGAGCCATCGAGGCCTCCGCGGGAGAGTTCGGCACCGGCAAGGCTCACGCCTCGTTCGGCGGATCTTCGGAACGATTCGGATGGCTCCTCGAGACTTTCCAGCTGCGGTCCGACGGATTCAAGGACCTCGATGGTGGCGGCGATACCGGCTTCGACCTTCAGGATTACATCGGAAAAATCCGCGTCAACAGCGACGCCTCGTCCCGCGTGCAGCAGGCGCTCGAGCTGAAGCTCGGCTACGTCACACAGGACGGAGACGAGACCTATCTGGGATTGACCGATGCCGACTTCCTCGCGGCTCCCTTCCGGAGATATGCGGCTTCTCAGGCGGACGTCATCGACACCGAGCATGAGCAGATCCAGCTTCGGCACCTCGTCGCACCTTCCTCGAAATGGGACGTGACGACGACCGCGTATCGAAACGACTTCTTTCGCAACTGGCACAAGCTCGGATCGATCGGAGGAGTCGGCATCGCGTCGATTCTCGAGAATCCGGAGCTCCATGCCGATCTGATGGCAATCGCTCGCGGCGAGCTCGACGACGAGAGCGGCTCGCTCTCCGTCAGAAACAACCGTCGCGATTACTACTCGATGGGTATCCAGTCGGTCGCGGCGATTCGCGTCGATGGCGGAAGCGACCGTCGCCACGAGATCGAGATCGGCCTTCGCTATCACGAAGACGAAGAGGACCGGTTCCAGGAGGATGAGAAGTGGGGCATGAGGAATGGCCGCATGTTTTTCGTCAGCCAGAAAGATCCGGGGACCAATGCGAACCGGGTCGGTTCCGCTGAGGCAATTGCCTTTTTCGTTCAGGACCGAATCTCGATGGGACGGCTGACCCTGACCCCGGGTGTCCGCTACGAAACGATCGATTTCACCCGGGAGGATTTCGGACGGAACGATCCCGGCCGAACCGGTGACCCCAGCGTTCGCACGAACAGCGTCGACGCGTGGATTCCGGGCATCGGCCTCGTTTACGAGCTTTCTCCGCAGTGGGGCCTCTTCGGAGGGGTTCATCGCGGCTTCGCGCCTCCGGGACCCGGAGCGGATCAGCGGACCCGCCCCGAGCAGAGCATCAACTACGAGACCGGGGTTCGCTACGTCGCAAGCCCGTTCACCTCCCAGCTCGTCGCATTCTTCAACGACTATTCGAATCTCCTCGGACGCGACACGCTCTCGTCCGGAGGAGGAGGCTCCGGCGATCTCTTCAACGGTGGAAAAGTCGAGGTGAAGGGGTTGGAAGCAAGTGTCGACTCCGATCTGATCCGGATGTTCGGCGGAACTGCGAGCACTCTCTCTGCGCCGCTGCGGCTTGCGTTCACCTGGACCGAGGCCACCTTCCAGTCGAGCTTTGCGACCGGCTTCGCAGACTGGAAGCCGGAAGTGAGCGCCGGCGACCGGCTCCCCTACATCCCGGAGAATCAATGGACGCTCGGAGCCGGCCTCACCGGGGAGCGGTGGATGGGTTACGCCACGCTCAACTACAGCGACGAGATGCTGACCCGGCCCGCCCAGGGCGATATTCCTGACCGATTCAAGACCGACGATCATCTGATCCTCGATCTCTCCGCGGAAGTTCAGCTCATCGGAAATCTGCGCGGCACGGCGCAACTGAGAAACGTCACCGACGAGACTTACATCGTCGCACGCCGCCCCGCGGGAGCTCGTCCCGGCATGCCGCGAACTCTGTTTCTCGGCGTCCGTCTCGATTTCTGA
- a CDS encoding iron ABC transporter substrate-binding protein — protein MKRALATLLVLLTVAACGGERPAGTAVDSGEPAQSEQSITVYSGRNEKLIAPLIERFEQESGLDVQVRYGDTAELAATLMEEGDRTPASLFISQDAAALGALSDAGLLLPVPADLLERVPSRFRSPDGDWIGLSGRARSVVYDPARISVEDLPKSLDDLRDPRYRGRFGVAPSNGSFQAHMAVYDVLHGQERLEELLAGMVANEPHRYPKNSTIVEAVMRGEIDFGLVNHYYLWQAKSEDPAASVENFFMPEGEGSSFVNLAGAGMLKRSDAAERLLRHLLSDGSQEYFATETFEYPLVAGVEPSVELLPLAEIRTPDVPMAEVSNRLGETLTLIQRSGLLQ, from the coding sequence ATGAAACGAGCTCTTGCAACTCTTCTCGTCCTTCTGACCGTCGCTGCGTGCGGCGGCGAACGACCGGCAGGAACGGCGGTGGATTCGGGCGAGCCGGCGCAGTCCGAGCAGTCCATCACCGTCTACTCCGGGCGAAACGAAAAGCTCATCGCGCCACTGATTGAACGCTTTGAGCAGGAAAGCGGTCTGGACGTGCAGGTTCGATACGGCGACACCGCGGAACTGGCGGCGACTCTGATGGAAGAAGGAGACCGCACGCCGGCGAGTCTCTTCATTTCGCAGGACGCAGCGGCGCTCGGCGCTCTCTCGGATGCGGGGCTGCTTCTTCCGGTCCCCGCGGACCTTCTGGAGAGGGTCCCGAGTCGCTTTCGCTCTCCCGATGGTGACTGGATCGGACTTTCGGGTCGAGCGAGAAGCGTCGTTTACGACCCCGCGCGAATCAGCGTAGAGGATCTGCCGAAGAGCCTCGATGATCTGCGGGATCCACGATACCGGGGCCGTTTCGGTGTCGCTCCGAGCAACGGCTCGTTCCAGGCCCACATGGCGGTCTACGACGTGCTTCACGGACAGGAGCGCCTCGAAGAGCTTCTGGCCGGTATGGTCGCCAACGAGCCGCACCGCTATCCGAAGAACAGCACGATCGTCGAAGCGGTGATGCGCGGAGAGATCGACTTCGGCCTCGTCAACCACTATTACCTCTGGCAGGCGAAGAGCGAGGATCCCGCCGCTTCGGTCGAGAATTTCTTCATGCCCGAAGGAGAAGGCTCGAGCTTCGTGAACCTCGCGGGTGCGGGCATGCTGAAGAGAAGCGACGCAGCCGAGCGTCTGCTCCGGCATCTCCTCTCCGACGGGTCCCAGGAGTATTTTGCGACCGAGACGTTCGAGTACCCGCTGGTTGCGGGAGTCGAGCCGTCGGTCGAGCTTCTGCCGCTGGCGGAGATCCGCACACCCGATGTACCGATGGCCGAGGTCTCGAATCGGCTCGGTGAGACGCTGACTCTGATTCAGCGAAGCGGTCTGCTTCAATGA
- a CDS encoding iron ABC transporter permease, producing MAAGRSETDDRAARPTLARKIASPFRGRRYPPLVIVVPSIAAATLVSVPLVYVFVRAIARGWGVYTRALSSYDGAGLLLRTLLLVFGVAILSIAISVPMAWLVTRTDLPGRRLWALLGAVPLVFPSYIAAFTLVAVLGPRGYLQEAVARFGVEVLPELAYGYSGALLALALFSYPYLYLLLIASFRESDASLEEASRMLGYGAWPTFFRVVLPQARPALYGGTLLIILYTLSDFGAVSIVRYNTYTLAIYNAYRALFDRSIAASLATVLILLTVIFIVIEVALLRRVRPGPARPRPSLRTVRLGRWKAPSLVFLAILSILTVGIPIGTILHWGWRAIAYDRGAGDVVQPALNSVGSAGIAAIAAVLLAIAPAVWSSRYRGKIGVAMEKLAAAGFALPGIVIALALVVFSLSFIPWMYQTLTLLIAAYVIRFLPEAIAAARAAITAIPRELEEVARMLGRGTLGTIFTVTIPLMRRGILAGASLVFLTAMKELPATLILRPIGFETLATRIWTTASEGFYSETAAPALVLVLASALPVYWFVIRPVLSDGVERAGSRR from the coding sequence ATGGCGGCGGGCCGCAGCGAGACGGATGATCGCGCGGCCCGCCCGACTCTCGCGCGGAAGATCGCTTCGCCGTTCCGGGGGAGGCGGTATCCGCCCCTCGTCATCGTGGTGCCATCGATCGCCGCGGCCACGCTCGTCTCGGTTCCCCTGGTCTACGTCTTCGTCCGCGCGATCGCGCGCGGCTGGGGTGTCTACACTCGTGCCCTCTCCTCATACGACGGCGCCGGACTGCTTCTCCGGACGCTCCTTCTGGTGTTCGGGGTCGCAATTCTCTCGATCGCGATCTCGGTGCCGATGGCGTGGCTCGTGACGCGAACCGATCTTCCCGGCCGCCGGCTGTGGGCGTTGCTGGGGGCGGTTCCTCTCGTCTTCCCCTCCTACATCGCCGCGTTCACCCTGGTCGCAGTCCTCGGGCCGCGCGGATATCTGCAGGAGGCCGTCGCGCGATTCGGCGTCGAAGTTCTTCCCGAGCTCGCTTACGGCTACAGCGGAGCGCTGCTCGCGCTCGCACTCTTCAGCTATCCCTATCTCTACCTGCTGCTGATCGCTTCGTTCCGGGAGAGCGATGCCAGTCTCGAAGAAGCTTCGCGCATGCTCGGGTACGGCGCCTGGCCGACCTTCTTCCGGGTCGTGCTGCCGCAGGCGCGGCCTGCGCTGTATGGGGGGACGCTACTGATCATTCTCTATACGCTCTCCGACTTCGGGGCCGTTTCGATCGTTCGCTACAACACCTACACGCTGGCGATCTACAACGCCTACCGCGCGCTGTTCGATCGTTCGATTGCCGCCTCGCTCGCCACCGTACTAATCCTGCTGACGGTGATTTTCATCGTGATCGAGGTCGCTCTTCTTCGGAGGGTGAGGCCAGGCCCTGCGCGTCCCCGCCCCTCGCTTCGAACCGTGAGGCTCGGGAGGTGGAAAGCACCGTCACTCGTTTTTCTCGCAATCCTCTCGATTCTGACGGTCGGGATTCCGATCGGGACGATCCTCCACTGGGGATGGAGGGCAATCGCGTATGACCGCGGCGCGGGAGATGTGGTGCAACCGGCTCTGAACTCGGTCGGATCGGCTGGCATCGCCGCGATCGCTGCGGTTCTGCTCGCGATCGCTCCTGCGGTCTGGAGCAGCCGCTATCGCGGAAAGATCGGCGTCGCGATGGAGAAGCTCGCTGCAGCCGGCTTCGCGCTGCCCGGAATCGTGATCGCGCTGGCGCTGGTCGTTTTTTCGCTCAGCTTCATTCCGTGGATGTATCAGACGCTCACGCTTCTGATCGCCGCGTACGTCATCCGCTTTCTGCCGGAAGCGATCGCGGCCGCGCGTGCGGCGATCACGGCGATTCCACGAGAGCTCGAAGAGGTCGCGCGCATGCTCGGGCGGGGGACGCTTGGGACGATCTTCACGGTGACGATTCCGCTGATGCGCCGGGGAATTCTCGCCGGAGCGTCGCTGGTCTTTCTCACTGCGATGAAGGAGCTACCCGCCACGCTGATTCTCCGTCCGATCGGCTTCGAGACGCTGGCCACCCGGATCTGGACGACGGCGTCAGAAGGTTTCTACTCCGAGACCGCCGCTCCCGCTCTCGTCCTCGTCCTCGCGTCCGCTCTGCCGGTGTACTGGTTCGTGATCCGGCCGGTCCTCTCGGACGGTGTGGAGCGCGCGGGGAGCCGGCGATGA
- a CDS encoding ABC transporter ATP-binding protein has protein sequence MSVTVTDLVVNYGDFTALDHVSLEIEPRKLTALLGPSGCGKTTLLRAISGLEPIAGGSIRIGDRLVSGDGVAVPPEKRNLGLVFQQGALFPHMTVSKNVLFGLRGIADREARAEEALRLVEMWHLRDRHPDELSGGEQQRVALARALAPSPEVVLLDEPFANLDAALRGSIREEVRSILTNAGVTAVLVTHDQEEALSIADLVAVMNRGRILQVGPPSQIYREPASREVADFVGDNQTVACSVESGRVESPLGRLRSEAPTGRAVLLVRPEEIEVMPKESREGAVATLIERRFFGHDVLDRVELEDGTVLQVRRHPEDACTPGGMVRIRLRAGELTLFAADGAIFRAHV, from the coding sequence ATGAGCGTGACCGTCACCGACCTCGTCGTGAACTACGGCGACTTCACCGCTCTCGACCACGTATCGCTCGAGATCGAACCGAGAAAGCTGACGGCACTCCTCGGGCCGAGCGGATGCGGCAAGACGACGCTGCTGCGCGCCATCTCGGGACTCGAGCCGATCGCCGGCGGTTCAATCCGGATCGGGGATCGTCTCGTGTCGGGGGACGGTGTCGCAGTTCCCCCCGAGAAGCGAAACCTCGGTCTCGTGTTTCAGCAGGGGGCGCTCTTTCCCCACATGACCGTTTCGAAGAACGTCCTTTTCGGACTGCGCGGAATCGCTGACCGGGAGGCTCGTGCGGAAGAAGCGTTGCGGCTCGTTGAGATGTGGCATCTGCGCGACCGCCACCCGGATGAGCTTTCAGGCGGCGAGCAGCAGCGGGTTGCGCTCGCCCGGGCTCTCGCTCCTTCTCCCGAGGTGGTTCTCCTCGACGAGCCGTTTGCGAACCTCGATGCCGCCCTTCGAGGGAGTATCCGCGAGGAAGTGCGGTCGATCCTGACGAATGCTGGAGTCACCGCGGTCCTCGTCACGCACGATCAGGAGGAGGCGCTTTCGATCGCCGACCTCGTTGCCGTGATGAACCGCGGTCGAATTCTCCAGGTGGGACCGCCGTCACAGATCTACCGCGAACCCGCATCGAGGGAGGTCGCCGATTTCGTCGGAGACAATCAGACGGTCGCATGCAGCGTCGAGTCCGGCCGGGTGGAGTCTCCTCTCGGAAGGCTTCGCAGCGAGGCACCCACGGGGCGGGCGGTGCTTCTGGTTCGCCCCGAGGAGATCGAAGTGATGCCGAAGGAGAGCCGCGAAGGTGCGGTGGCGACGTTGATCGAGCGGCGATTCTTCGGTCACGACGTTCTCGACCGCGTCGAGCTCGAGGACGGAACCGTGCTCCAGGTTCGCCGGCATCCCGAGGATGCATGCACTCCCGGAGGCATGGTGAGGATCCGGCTGCGCGCCGGCGAGCTCACGCTCTTCGCGGCCGACGGTGCGATCTTCCGCGCGCACGTTTAG
- a CDS encoding antibiotic biosynthesis monooxygenase: protein MKYLFEVRMRPGFAAEQYAEAWVRASEIIQRAPGARGTRLHRKIGEPGVLIAIAEWDSKRDRDAAVGLDPRADEIIASAAKYCDVTIIGEFDEPEWVVLPPERQDADV from the coding sequence ATGAAGTATCTGTTCGAGGTTCGCATGCGCCCCGGATTCGCCGCGGAACAATACGCGGAGGCATGGGTACGCGCGAGCGAGATCATTCAACGAGCCCCCGGAGCGCGCGGTACCCGGTTACATCGGAAAATCGGAGAGCCAGGTGTCCTGATCGCAATCGCGGAGTGGGACTCGAAACGCGACCGCGATGCCGCGGTCGGTCTTGATCCGCGGGCCGATGAGATCATCGCATCTGCCGCGAAATACTGTGACGTCACGATCATCGGCGAATTCGACGAGCCGGAGTGGGTGGTACTTCCTCCTGAACGTCAAGATGCTGATGTCTGA
- a CDS encoding RtcB family protein — protein MPSYEILQEGGGVPVKAWTRGVPVEDEAKQQLLNLSRMPFIYRWIAAMPDVHFGIGATVGSVIATKKAIIPAAVGVDIGCGMMAMRTSLTASDLPDNLRSIRSAIERAVPHGRTHRGGKNDRGAWHRPPAPAVESWANLEPRYRAISEKHPKVGRGNDFNQLGTLGSGNHFIEVCLDESDYVWIMLHSGSRGVGNRIGSYFISLAKKEAERQQQNLPDRDLAYLSEGSEHFDDYVEAVHWAQDFAATNRRLMMAATIEAIRGTGELPPFEIDLEAVNCHHNYVAIENHYGEDVLVTRKGAVRAGEGELGIIPGSMGARSYIVRGKGNPESFRSCSHGAGRAMSRTEARKRFSVEDHARATAGVECRKDIGVIDETPMAYKSIDAVMAAQKDLVEVAHTLRQVVCVKG, from the coding sequence ATGCCGAGCTACGAGATTCTGCAGGAGGGTGGTGGTGTCCCGGTCAAGGCATGGACGAGGGGCGTGCCGGTCGAGGACGAAGCGAAGCAACAGCTTCTGAATCTCTCCCGGATGCCGTTCATCTACCGCTGGATCGCGGCGATGCCCGACGTCCACTTCGGGATCGGAGCGACCGTCGGAAGCGTGATCGCGACGAAGAAGGCGATCATCCCGGCCGCAGTCGGCGTCGACATCGGATGCGGAATGATGGCGATGCGCACGTCGCTCACCGCCTCCGATCTACCGGACAACCTCCGTTCGATCCGCTCGGCGATCGAGCGGGCCGTTCCCCACGGCCGCACCCACCGCGGTGGGAAGAACGATCGCGGCGCCTGGCACAGGCCGCCGGCGCCGGCAGTGGAGTCGTGGGCAAACCTCGAGCCGCGCTACCGTGCGATCAGCGAGAAGCATCCGAAGGTCGGGAGAGGGAACGACTTCAATCAGCTCGGGACGCTCGGCTCCGGCAACCACTTCATCGAGGTCTGTCTCGACGAAAGCGATTACGTCTGGATCATGCTTCACAGCGGCTCGCGCGGCGTCGGGAACCGGATCGGCAGTTACTTCATCAGCCTCGCTAAGAAGGAAGCGGAACGGCAGCAGCAGAATCTTCCCGACCGGGACCTCGCGTATCTGTCCGAGGGAAGCGAGCATTTCGACGATTACGTGGAGGCGGTCCATTGGGCGCAGGATTTCGCGGCGACCAACCGGCGTCTGATGATGGCTGCGACGATCGAGGCGATCCGCGGCACCGGAGAGCTCCCGCCGTTCGAGATCGACCTCGAGGCGGTGAACTGCCACCATAACTACGTCGCGATCGAGAACCATTACGGTGAAGATGTGCTCGTCACGCGCAAGGGAGCGGTGCGCGCCGGCGAAGGGGAGCTCGGGATCATCCCGGGAAGCATGGGAGCACGCTCCTACATTGTTCGTGGCAAAGGAAATCCGGAGAGTTTCCGGAGCTGCTCGCACGGCGCCGGTCGCGCGATGTCGCGAACCGAGGCGCGAAAGAGGTTCTCGGTGGAGGATCACGCGCGTGCAACGGCAGGAGTCGAATGCCGCAAGGACATCGGAGTCATCGATGAGACTCCGATGGCCTACAAGTCGATCGATGCCGTGATGGCCGCGCAGAAGGACCTCGTCGAGGTGGCGCACACTCTCCGTCAGGTCGTCTGCGTCAAAGGATAG
- a CDS encoding glycosyltransferase yields MTHPGKARFDVIISARNEAPTIAGPVQAALSTPGVGRVIVVDDGSTDGTGEIARLAGAEVIRRDGAGSKALAMREGVGASSADVILFFDGDIIATAPEHLEGIAAPVLDGTAPLSIGVVSYGGILDPLLLRLPPISGLRAMKRWVFEDVPPEKLRGFQIEIMINEVIARRRLPFAVRTLRGCCHRTKRDKLGLVRGWSSQLAMVGELLGCLKVVPLWTYGSFLGNLHVLSPVVTAASAASDVGVPAPTGEQPG; encoded by the coding sequence GTGACTCATCCAGGGAAAGCGCGGTTCGACGTGATCATCTCCGCCCGGAACGAGGCGCCGACCATCGCGGGACCGGTCCAGGCGGCGCTTTCGACCCCTGGCGTCGGGCGTGTCATCGTCGTCGACGACGGCTCCACGGATGGAACCGGCGAGATCGCCCGCCTTGCGGGAGCCGAAGTCATTCGTCGCGACGGCGCCGGGAGCAAGGCGCTCGCGATGCGCGAGGGGGTCGGGGCATCGAGCGCCGACGTGATCCTCTTCTTCGACGGCGACATCATTGCGACCGCTCCCGAACATCTCGAGGGGATCGCGGCACCGGTCCTCGACGGAACCGCCCCGCTGTCGATCGGAGTGGTCAGCTACGGAGGGATTCTCGACCCACTCCTTCTCCGCCTTCCGCCGATCTCAGGGCTGCGCGCGATGAAGCGCTGGGTCTTCGAGGACGTACCTCCGGAGAAGCTCCGCGGCTTTCAGATCGAGATCATGATCAACGAGGTGATCGCGCGGAGGCGGCTTCCCTTCGCGGTCCGTACGCTGCGCGGCTGCTGCCATCGAACCAAACGCGACAAGCTCGGCCTCGTTCGCGGCTGGTCTTCGCAGCTCGCCATGGTCGGCGAGCTTCTCGGCTGTCTGAAAGTGGTCCCCCTCTGGACATACGGCTCGTTCCTCGGAAACCTCCATGTCCTGTCTCCCGTCGTCACCGCAGCTTCCGCGGCTTCTGATGTGGGGGTCCCGGCGCCGACCGGGGAGCAGCCGGGTTGA